The following are encoded in a window of Fusarium falciforme chromosome 11, complete sequence genomic DNA:
- a CDS encoding DAO domain-containing protein: MLSHDSEIIIVGGGVFGLSSALWLARGGYRNITIFDRCAFDKNGYDPSRGCDGASADINKVFRMAYAERTDYQDLAIEARDFWLSWNKAIAEANASDLPEGLTPEDKLFYICGSYFLAEGPELRDYYADSLKTMEKTAPEFRRMQFVKGNAQDEKRLGQIDPKWVEKYHIIDRINGGNTNGFIDIQGGITIADKACIYAKFLCEQVGVKFVLGDPQGKLSSLIVENDGLNKRVAGIKTCDGLRHFGDLVIVAAGSWTASIIPEAHKTVEATAGTVMFIDIPKHRQDLWKKFHPNNYPVWSYRRGEGEDYYQGGGFPISKEGRLKFGFRGRKFTNFQAHPTQPDLRISTPRTKYTEKRINTVPLYGLSRMKEVIAQAFPELAEFGFTDSRLCWYTDSIDNDYVIDYVPGYSDSLFICTGGSGHGFKFLPVLGKHVKNQVERVPDQFTPVWKWRVAQQGKPNNGLSEGEDGPREMSKLKMASAQDFKMKRVPMQKL; the protein is encoded by the exons ATGCTTTCCCACGACTCCGAGATCATCATCGTTGGGGGTGGCGTTTTCGGCCTGAGCAGCGCTTTGTGGCTCGCGCGCGGTGGCTACAGAAACATCACTATCTTCGACCGATGTGCCTTTGACAAGAACGGGTACGACCCCTCAAGGGGCTGTGATGGCGCTTCGGCAGATATCAACAAGGTCTTTCGCATGGCTTATGCTGAGAGGACAGA TTATCAAGACCTGGCCATCGAGGCGAGAGATTTCTGGCTCTCGTGGAACAAGGCAATCGCCGAGGCCAACGCTTCCGATCTCCCAGAGGGTTTAACTCCAGAAGACAAGCTCTTCTACATCTGCGGATCGTATTTCCTCGCCGAGGGTCCAGAGCTGCGCGACTACTATGCAGACAGTCTGAAgacgatggagaagacggcTCCAGAATTCCGCAGGATGCAATTTGTCAAG GGAAACGCCCAAGACGAGAAAAGGCTGGGGCAAATTGATCCCAAGTGGGTTGAAAAGTATCACATTATTGACAGGATCAATGGCGGGAACACCAATGGCTTCATAGACATCCAGGGAGGCATTACCATCGCTGACAAG GCCTGCATATACGCAAAGTTCCTATGTGAGCAAGTCGGAGTCAAGTTCGTCCTGGGCGATCCCCAGGGTAAGCTCTCCAGCCTCATCGTCGAGAACGACGGCTTGAACAAGAGGGTGGCTGGAATCAAGACGTGCGATGGGCTTCGTCACTTCGGAGACTTGGTCATAGTCGCTG CCGGCAGCTGGACTGCATCCATCATCCCGGAAGCTCACAAGACTGTCGAAGCAACGGCAGGGACTGTCATGTTCATTGACATTCCGAAACACCGACAGGACCTCTGGAAGAAATTCCACCCTAACAACTACCCCGTCTGGTCTTATCGCaggggagaaggggaaga CTATTACCAGGGCGGCGGATTCCCCATCTCCAAGGAAGGGCGACTCAAGTTCGGATTTCGGGGCCGTAAA TTCACCAATTTCCAAGCTCACCCAACGCAGCCAGACCT CCGGATTTCCACTCCACGAACCAAGTACACCGAGAAGCGCATCAACACGGTGCCTCTGTATGGCCTTTCGCGGATGAAGGAAGTCATTGCCCAGGCATTTCCCGAGTTGGCCGAATTTGGTTTCACAGATAGCAGA CTGTGCTGGTACACTGACAGCATCGACAACGAC TACGTGATTGATTACGTGCCTGGATATTCCGACTCCCTCTTCATCTGCACAGGAGGCTC TGGACATGGCTTCAAGTTTCTCCCAGTGCTCGGAAAG CATGTCAAGAATCAAGTCGAGCGTGTCCCTGACCAGTTCACACCTGTCTGGAAGTGGCGAGTTGCCCAGCAGGGCAAGCCGAACAACGGTCTGTcggagggagaggatggcCCGAGGGAGATgtccaagctcaagatggCTTCTG CTCAGGATTTCAAGATGAAGCGG GTTCCCATGCAGAAGCTATAA
- a CDS encoding Fungal-trans domain-containing protein: protein MLQANSRSRRQGPLRRRRVPGTRAHQACLNCKEKKLKCDDQNPACGNCKRLAIACLIQDPKSKKTRPRNYLEVLEGRVASLEGRDDRSSSGTTQSPLGPVGGCSNGSTPSTQLTPDNGEGTSDLSSRVGMLDFRTTQMEPQYLGSSSAFAFSRIINFSLSRDLPSEPTLASLNNRHASPPSPCLLPDYEVALTLSNAYFKHIHPQYPFLHEPTFRAWEARHYGSSHDVSEIGFSSSPLFFLNMVYAVASLLLPNTQSLAEQLYMSAQLFTDILSKDNLESIQALLCYAMYSLRSMDGPSLWKLSGLALRQCIELGYHRGIKRLAPTANPLQQEMRRRVFWVANGIDCTVALRLGRPLGIPIQEIDAEYPSDVDDSAITEAGITSPPRSHHSQPATTMSTAIHVFKLRHIWAQIHTSLFSGASRSDVEHGAWYPRIRELRAELDTWLAEAPPSRPRQDDDLSIFSISTCRV from the exons ATGCTCCAGGCCAACAGCAGGAGTCGAAGACAAGGGCCTCTCCGGCGGCGACGGGTTCCAGGAACGAGAGCCCACCAAGCGTGTCTGAACTGCAAAGAGAAGAAACTCAAG TGCGATGACCAAAACCCTGCTTGTGGTAACTGCAAGAGGCTGGCTATCG CCTGTCTTATCCAAGACCCCAAAAGCAAGAAGACGCGACCCCGAAATTACCTGGAGGTCCTAGAAGGCCGCGTCGCCAGCCTTGAGGGCCGTGACGACAGATCCTCTTCAGGCACGACACAATCTCCACTGGGCCCTGTAGGAGGCTGCTCCAATGGAAGCACCCCGTCAACCCAACTGACACCAGACAATGGTGAGGGAACCAGCGACTTGTCATCTAGAGTAGGCATGTTGGACTTTCGGACGACACAGATGGAGCCTCAGTATCTCGGTTCATCGTCTGCGTTTGCGTTTTCTCGCATCATCAACTTCTCTCTCAGCCGAGACTTGCCCAGTGAGCCCACACTGGCCAGCCTCAACAATAGGCATGCATCGCCGCCGTCTCCTTGTCTGTTGCCAGATTATGAGGTCGCTCTGACGCTTAGCAATGCCTATTTCAAGCATATCCACCCTCAGTACCCTTTTCTGCATGAGCCGACCTTCAGAGCTTGGGAGGCAAGACACTATGGTTCATCTCATGACGTGTCCGAAATAGGATTTTCTTCGTCGCCATTGTTCTTCCTCAACATG GTGTATGCCGTTGCATCTCTTCTCTTACCGAACACTCAGTCTCTGGCCGAG CAATTGTACATGTCCGCTCAGCTCTTCACCGACATATTGTCCAAGGATAACCTAGAGTCCATTCAAGCCCTACTGTGTTATGCCATGTACTCTCTTCGCTCGATGGACGGACCATCCCTCTG GAAATTATCCGGCCTTGCATTGCGTCAATGTATCGAACTGGGCTATCACCGAGGAATCAAGCGTCTTGCACCCACCGCAAACCCACTTCAACAAGAAATGCGCAGAAGAGTCTTCTGGGTTGCGAATGGAATTGACTGCACCGTGGCCTTGAGGCTGGGGCGGCCGCTGGGTATTCCGATTCAGGAGATCGATGCCGAG TATCCATCAGATGTCGACGACTCTGCCATCACTGAAGCCGGCATCACCAGCCCGCCTCGGTCCCACCACAGCCAGCCAGCGACAACAATGTCCACTGCCATCCACGTGTTCAAACTACGGCATATCTGGGCTCAGATACACACCTCGCTTTTTTCAGGTGCCTCGCGCTCAGACGTCGAACATGGTGCCTGGTATCCTCGCATCAGAGAGTTACGGGCAGAGTTGGACACCTGGTTGGCGGAAGCTCCGCCTTCACGGCCAAGGCAAGATGATGACCTGTCCATCTTCTCTATTAGCACTTG CAGAGTATAG